A window of the Cellvibrio sp. pealriver genome harbors these coding sequences:
- a CDS encoding nuclear transport factor 2 family protein → MSFNKLAKRLGAWTLFISSVCCTTVTAADTSDSQQVAQKVEALRQAMIDGDSKVLRNLSAAQLSYGHSSGVMEDQEAFIEKISSGKSDFVTMELSNQSIRISGDTALVRHDLKADIKDGGVPNTIHLGILLVWQKQSGDWKLLARQAFKYPPQTTL, encoded by the coding sequence ATGAGTTTCAATAAGTTAGCCAAGCGTCTTGGAGCGTGGACACTTTTCATCAGCAGCGTTTGCTGCACAACTGTGACGGCGGCCGATACAAGCGATTCCCAACAGGTTGCCCAGAAAGTGGAAGCCCTGCGCCAAGCCATGATTGACGGCGACAGCAAGGTATTGCGCAACTTGTCAGCAGCGCAACTGAGCTACGGTCATTCAAGTGGAGTCATGGAAGACCAAGAGGCATTTATTGAAAAAATCAGCAGTGGCAAATCCGATTTTGTCACTATGGAGTTAAGTAACCAAAGCATCCGTATTTCAGGCGATACCGCACTGGTGCGCCACGATTTGAAAGCCGACATCAAGGATGGCGGAGTACCAAACACCATTCATTTAGGCATTTTGTTGGTGTGGCAAAAACAATCCGGCGACTGGAAACTGCTCGCCCGCCAGGCATTCAAGTATCCACCGCAGACAACACTATAA
- a CDS encoding zinc ribbon domain-containing protein YjdM codes for MSTLPNCPKCNSEYTYEDGELLICPECAHEWPKNATDVASDDELIVRDANGNLLADGDNATVAKDLKIKGTSSVLKVGTKVKIVRLVNGDHNLDCKVDGHGAMMLKSEFVKKA; via the coding sequence ATGAGCACTTTACCCAACTGCCCCAAATGCAATTCCGAATACACCTACGAAGATGGCGAGTTATTAATTTGCCCCGAATGCGCACACGAATGGCCTAAAAATGCTACCGATGTGGCGAGTGACGATGAATTAATCGTGCGCGATGCCAACGGCAATTTGCTGGCCGATGGCGACAACGCGACAGTCGCAAAAGATTTAAAAATCAAAGGCACCTCCTCCGTATTGAAAGTCGGTACCAAAGTAAAAATTGTCCGCTTGGTGAATGGCGACCATAATCTGGATTGTAAAGTGGATGGCCACGGTGCCATGATGCTGAAATCAGAATTTGTTAAAAAGGCATAA
- a CDS encoding porin family protein produces the protein MKKWLAALALGLPMVAVAGDNSTGGFYVGGGAADLKMRFDGGGDSLDWTTGEILGGYKHSPFVGGEARLGYGSEDGLDLLYTSFYYRTESSNDTAKTYLLFGYTLGQVKFDGDVGEDDSVNLNGFSYGAGVGFPVTPQLNFNLEARMVLDGDAKFDGDSEGIELSGVSLNVDYRF, from the coding sequence ATGAAAAAGTGGTTAGCTGCCTTGGCGTTAGGTTTACCGATGGTTGCCGTTGCGGGTGATAACTCTACCGGCGGTTTTTATGTAGGTGGAGGCGCGGCAGATTTAAAAATGCGCTTTGATGGAGGCGGTGACTCTCTGGATTGGACAACAGGTGAGATCTTGGGAGGCTACAAACACAGTCCTTTTGTCGGTGGTGAGGCTCGTTTAGGTTATGGTTCAGAAGATGGCCTTGATCTGCTTTATACGTCTTTTTATTACCGCACCGAAAGCTCGAACGATACCGCTAAAACCTATCTTTTATTTGGCTATACCTTGGGGCAGGTTAAATTCGATGGTGATGTAGGTGAAGATGATTCTGTTAACTTGAATGGTTTTTCCTATGGCGCAGGTGTTGGTTTTCCTGTTACACCGCAGTTGAACTTTAATTTGGAAGCCCGGATGGTTCTTGATGGTGATGCCAAATTTGACGGTGACTCAGAAGGTATTGAGCTCAGCGGTGTTTCGTTGAACGTTGATTACCGTTTCTAA
- a CDS encoding sulfite exporter TauE/SafE family protein encodes MISDPLFYCLAIPVVILVGMSKGGFGGGFGTLAVPLLALMIDPRLAAAILLPILCSMDAFSLWSFRGAWDKLNLKILLPGALLGTVAGALTFEMTNADWIRVLIGFLSIYFVLHYLWGKKFLEQLREQKPNKIAGTFWGGVAGYVSYIAHAGGPPVAIYLLPQHLSKSVLAGTTILFFAIINFIKLIPYVWLGQITQASFFTSLMLLPLAPLGVWLGVYLHHRVSDRIFYWVSYGFLLLAGIKLTYEGMLGLWG; translated from the coding sequence ATGATTTCTGACCCTCTGTTTTATTGTCTCGCTATTCCTGTTGTGATCCTGGTTGGGATGTCCAAAGGCGGCTTTGGTGGCGGTTTTGGTACGCTTGCTGTTCCCCTGCTGGCATTAATGATCGACCCGCGCCTGGCTGCGGCAATTCTGCTGCCGATTTTATGCAGTATGGATGCATTCAGCTTGTGGAGTTTTCGCGGTGCCTGGGACAAACTCAATTTAAAAATTCTTTTGCCTGGCGCATTGCTCGGCACCGTTGCGGGTGCGTTGACATTTGAGATGACCAACGCTGATTGGATTCGTGTGTTAATTGGTTTTTTATCGATTTACTTTGTGCTTCATTATTTATGGGGCAAAAAATTTCTGGAACAATTGCGCGAACAAAAACCCAATAAAATCGCTGGCACCTTTTGGGGTGGCGTTGCCGGCTATGTCAGTTACATCGCCCACGCCGGTGGGCCGCCAGTGGCAATTTATTTATTGCCGCAACATCTCTCTAAATCTGTGCTTGCCGGAACAACCATTTTATTTTTTGCCATCATTAATTTTATTAAGTTAATTCCCTATGTGTGGTTAGGGCAAATTACCCAGGCCTCGTTTTTCACATCGCTGATGCTTTTGCCATTGGCACCATTGGGTGTGTGGCTGGGGGTTTATCTGCATCATCGCGTGTCTGACCGTATTTTTTACTGGGTCAGTTACGGCTTTTTATTGTTGGCGGGAATTAAATTAACCTACGAAGGTATGTTGGGATTGTGGGGGTAA